Within the Natranaeroarchaeum sulfidigenes genome, the region AAGCTAAAGATGCTCGAAAACGTCGATCCGACCCTTAGCGACGAGCACGTTGTAGACCTCGTCGAAATCGTCAAGAGCGAGGTTGAACACGCCGGGTCGGGGAATCTCGCCGTCGATATCACGACCGATCTCCCGTCCAGAGCGTGGGTCGAATGCGACGAGTCGATCCGATACGCGGTCCGGGAAGTCCTCGAAAACGCGGTCAGACACAACGAAAAATCTCTTCGTCAGATCCACATCTCGCTGGATCGGACGGACGGCGCGGTCTCGCTTGACATCGAAGACAACGGTCCGGGAATCCCGGATGCGGAACTGCGATCACTCGATGCAGGTGAAGAGACTGCACTCGTCCACGCCAGTAGCGTCGGCCTGTGGCTGGTCAGGTGGGTATCACAGCTACACGACGGGCGGGTCCAGTTCGACACCGAGGATTCCAGCGGAACGACAGTGTCGTTCGAATTTCAGGCCGGGTCCAGAACGACGCTCCTCGATGCCGAGGCGAGCGTCAACGACCGGATCGAGGCGGTGGCCGACTGAACGGCTCGCTACACTCCTCGAAAAATCTCGGCCAAAAACTGCTCGCTCGGACCGCCCTCGCTCGCTACAATCGCTTGCTCACGTACGGCCCGTCTTGATAATACCCCAGCTTCTCACGGTAGTACTCGCGGGCACCGATGCCGCTGATCACGCTGACCTTGCCGTAGCCAGCGTCGGCGGCCAGTTCCTCTGCCGTCTCGATGAGGCGTCGACCATACCCCTTGTGCTGGTGCTGGTCTCCGGCGGCGTCCTGTCCGATCGCGGCCTCGCTGCCGTATACG harbors:
- a CDS encoding sensor histidine kinase produces the protein MSRVKSLISMSPLKISLGYLVFGILWVPATDLLLAALFTAQAPPTAIGLAKSWTFIALSAVLIYLLSTIHRQQMSTAQTKLRAANEQLQVLHRVFRHNIRNDINVIQGYAEILTERLDCETDRDHARAVQQTAEGITAISEKLKMLENVDPTLSDEHVVDLVEIVKSEVEHAGSGNLAVDITTDLPSRAWVECDESIRYAVREVLENAVRHNEKSLRQIHISLDRTDGAVSLDIEDNGPGIPDAELRSLDAGEETALVHASSVGLWLVRWVSQLHDGRVQFDTEDSSGTTVSFEFQAGSRTTLLDAEASVNDRIEAVAD